ACTTAAACCTTCAATTCAAAATTCAAAATTTAGAATTCAAAATTTCTTAAAAGGTGGATGAATTTTTAACAGATAAACACAACCCTATCTATTTTTGCACTAAGTAATGGAAGATACTATAAGTATTTGTTTTTCTTGATTTCTTCTTTAGACATAACCCAATATACTATTCTTTCTATCCAGACACCAATGAAAATAAAGACATCAGCCATATCCACTTTAATCTGTTGATAATTCATCCAAAAAGGTTCATCTGAACCATATCTTAAAGCCTTCTCCATTTCTTTATCAAGTAAGAACATAAGCATATATTCATATTCCAAAAGGAAAAACCGACTTCAAACTTCCCAACCTTGCATTAAGCAATTGGTAGTTTTTAGGTTTTAAATTTTGAATCAAACCTTCCAAATATTGCTTCAATTGTTTTATATCCATTTTTTCTTTTCGTCTTCTATTTCAGGAAATGGATTCCTCCATTGCCATCCTGTTTGTCTTGTCTTTCTAAAATGTTCTAATCTTCTTATCGTAATCTCAGCAAATATTGGGTCAATATCAAATGTATAAACCCTTCTTTTTAATCTTTCTCCCGCAATTAGACTTGTCCCAGAATGGGCAAAAAAGTCTACAGCCAAATCCTTTTCATTCGTGGCTGAAAGAATTATTCTCTCTATTGCTTTCAAGGGTTTTTGGGCATAACACCCAGGGACATTTTCTTCCATTCTATAAAATACTTGCTGAACATCTACCCATACATTCCCTGCCCTAATATACCTTGATTTGCTTCGCTCTAAATTTTCTGTAATCTTACCGCTTATCTCTTTGTAGTACCCCCTTAATATTTTAGGAATATCAGTGTATTCGGCATCTACATTAAAATTGGGATTGCCTTTAATATAATAAAGAAGCTCTTGTCTTATCCACATCCAGTTTTTTTGCGTTCCATAACCCCTTTGATTTCTTAAAGTGATAATATTTTTAGGTCTTATTTCCTTAAATTTTCTCATCAGAATAATAAAATCAGGAAGAGGCTGAAGGTTATCTTTATAATCTGCCCCTAACCATATATAAAAATGGGCATCTTTATCCGTTACTAAAATTGCATTTTGCACCCATTTTTCTGAAAACTCTAAGTAATTTTTTATGTTTATTTTGAAAAGTGCATTCGTATTTGCATTGCCAATTGCTACATTATAAGGTGGATCATTTACAACCAACCTGGCTTTTTCATTAACCATAATCTTTTTAACATCTTCCAGTTTTGTGGCATCTAATACACCAACCTTATGTCCCTGAATTGGGTCTTCCCATATATCACCATATTTTAACCTGCATAATGGCAATATCCTTTTCTGTAATTCTCCATGAAGGTCTAACCGCTTAAGACACTCGGTAGTTCCACCCTTTTTTTCTACCCCATCTTGGGTCAACAATTCACTATTGGTCGGGCTTTCCACAATGATAAGGGGTTTGTTCATTGTGAAGTAAAAATATATTCACATCCCTATTTTTTGTCAATCATTTTGTTCTAAAATGTAGTTACCATAGAAAAACCTAGACAAAAATTATAACTTAATTTAAAATAAATTCTTTATTAAAATAAAAGGAGGAAGAAAAATGGCAAAGTATGTATATTTCTTCGGAAATGGAAAGGCAGATGGAGGGACAGGGTTAAAATCCCTCTTGGGAGGAAAGGGTGCTGACTTAGCTGAGATGACCAACATTGGGATTCCGGTTCCCCCCGGATTTACCATTTCAACCGAGGTTTGTAGCTATTATTATAAGAATAGTGAATATCCCGAAGGTCTAAGGGATGAGGTTGAAAAGGCTTTGGAAAAGCTGGAAAATGCAATGCAAAGGGGGTTTGGAAATAAGGAAAACCCCCTTTTGGTTTCTGTTCGCTCTGGTGCGCCAATTTCAATGCCGGGAATGATGGATACAATCCTTAATCTGGGCTTAAATGATGAGACAATAAAGGGCTTTATAAAGCAGACAGGAAACGAGAGGACAGCCTACGATGCCTATAGAAGGTTTATCCAAATGTTTTCTGATATTGTCCTTAAAATAGAGATTAAGAAATTTGAGGATATCCTTTCTTCTAAAAAGAGAAAAAAGGGTGTTGTCTATGATATTGAGCTTGACTGTGAAGACCTTAAGGAAGTTGTGAAGGATTACAAAAGGCTGGTTGCTTCAGAGAAAAAGGATTTTCCACAAGACCCAAGGGAACAGCTATGGATGTCTATTGATACAGTATTTGGAAGCTGGCATAACAAAAGGGCTATTGAGTACAGAAGGATATACAAAATCTCCGATACATTAGGAACAGCGGTAAATGTCCAGGCAATGGTCTTTGGAAATATGGGAGATACATCGGGAACAGGCGTTGCATTTACAAGAAATCCCTCAAATGGCGAAAAGAGGCTTTATGGCGAGTATCTTATCAATGCCCAAGGAGAGGATGTTGTTGCCGGGATAAGGACACCAAAGCACATCTCTCATCTTCACGATCAGATGCCCAATATTTACAAAGAATTTGAAAGGATTGCAAAGCTTCTTGAAAAGCATTACAAGGATATGCAGGACATAGAATTTACCATTGAGAATGGAAATTTATATATCCTCCAGACAAGAAAGGGAAAGAGAACACCAGCCTCCTCGGTCAAAATTGCTGTGGATATGGTAAAGGAGAAGCTGATTACAAAGGATACCGCATTATTAAGGGTTGAAGCAGGTAGTTTAAAAGCCCTCCTTCACCCCCAGATTGACCCAAGTGCGGATATTTCTTCTGATTGCACAGGCCTTCCTGCATCCCCTGGGGTTGCTATTGGAAAGATTGTCTTTTCTCCCGATGATGCTGTAAAGATGTCAGAGAAGGATAAGGTTATCCTTGTAAGGGAGGAGACATCTCCCGATGACATCCATGGAATGGCTGTATCAGAGGGAATCCTTACTGCAAGGGGTGGAATGACATCGCATGCCGCTGTGGTTGCTCGGGGGATGGGAAAGCCCTGTGTCTGCGGATGTGAGATAATAAAGATTGATGAGAAGAAAAAGGAGCTAGAGGTAGAGAAAAAGAGGCTAAAGGAGGGCGATGAGATAACCATAGATGGAACAACGGGCAGGGTTTATCTTTCTCGCATTCCATTCATTATTCCACCAAGGATAACCGATGAGCTAAATACCCTTCTTACATGGGCTGATCAGAAAAGGAGGCTTCGTGTTCGCACAAATGCCGATGACCCAGAGAGTGCAAAAAAGGCAAGGGAATTTGGTGCAGAGGGAATAGGTCTATGCAGAACAGAGCATATGTTCTTTGGAGAGGAAAGACTTCCCATTATGCAAGAAATGATAATGGCAGAAAAAGAGTTGGATAGGAGAAAGGCATTGGACAAGCTCCTCTCATTCCAGAGGGAAGATTTTATGGGAATCTTTAGAGCAATGCAAGGCCTTCCTGTAACCATAAGGCTGCTTGACCCGCCTTTACATGAATTCCTTCCAAAGCATGAGGAATTAAGGATTGAGCTTATAAAATTAAGGGTTGAGGATAAAGAGCAAGAAAGACAAAAAGAGATTGAGAAGCTATTGCATAAGGTTTCTAATCTCTCTGAGATAAACCCAATGCTAGGCTTAAGGGGATGCAGGCTTGGGATAGTTTATCCTGAGATCTCCGAGATGCAAACAAGGGCAATCTTAGAGGCAGCCTGTATCTTGGCAAAGAAGGGAATAGAGGTTTTCCCAGAGATAATGATTCCTTTGGTTTCAGATAAACAAGAATTTGATGAACAAAAAATGGTAGTAGATAAGACAGCAGAAAGGGTATTTAAGGAGCAGGGGATTAAGGTAAAATACATGGTTGGAACAATGATTGAGGTTCCCAGGGCGAGCCTTGTGGCAGACAAAATTGCAGAAAGTGCTGAATTTTTCTCCTTTGGAACAAATGACCTAACCCAGATGACCTTTGCCTTCTCCAGGGATGATGCAGAGAGGAAATTTCTTCCCAAGTATTTAGTTGATAAAATATTGAAGGATAACCCATTTGAGGTATTAGACCAGGAGGGTGTGGGCGAGCTTATAAAAATGGGGGTTGAGAGGGGAAGGAAGACAAGGAAGGAGCTTAAGGTTGGCATCTGTGGAGAGCATGGCGGAGAGCCATCCTCAGTGATATTCTGCGACAAAGCTGGCCTTGACTATGTCTCCTGTTCACCCTATAGGGTTCCTATCGCCCGCTTAGCCGCAGCTCAGGCAAGGGTGAAAAAAGAGGGATAATATGGAAAAAGAATATGCTTGGTTTCTGTTGCAAACAGACTTAGAAAAGAGATATTCAGGTGAGTATATTGCTATTGTAGGAAATTCTGTTGTGGCACATGGAAAGGATTTTAAGAATGTTTTAAAAAAAGCAGAAAAAAAAGGTGAAGAGCCTTTTATTTATAAAGTTCCACCAAAAGACAAACTTATGGTTGTATGATTGAATTCTCTTTTGAAAAGGTATCCTCAGAGAAATTTGGCGAGGTCTTAAAACCTGTGATTCCTGTAACAATTATTGGGATGAAGAGAAAGGTAAATGTCTTTATGCTTCTTGATTCTGGGGCAGATATTTCAATGATTCCATATTCAGTGGGAGAGGCTATTGGTATAGAATTCGATCTCTCAATGAGGGGAGAGGTTTGTGGAATAGGAGAGGGAAGTGTTCCTTATGTAGTGAGTAAAGTTAGATTCA
This region of bacterium genomic DNA includes:
- the ppdK gene encoding pyruvate, phosphate dikinase, yielding MAKYVYFFGNGKADGGTGLKSLLGGKGADLAEMTNIGIPVPPGFTISTEVCSYYYKNSEYPEGLRDEVEKALEKLENAMQRGFGNKENPLLVSVRSGAPISMPGMMDTILNLGLNDETIKGFIKQTGNERTAYDAYRRFIQMFSDIVLKIEIKKFEDILSSKKRKKGVVYDIELDCEDLKEVVKDYKRLVASEKKDFPQDPREQLWMSIDTVFGSWHNKRAIEYRRIYKISDTLGTAVNVQAMVFGNMGDTSGTGVAFTRNPSNGEKRLYGEYLINAQGEDVVAGIRTPKHISHLHDQMPNIYKEFERIAKLLEKHYKDMQDIEFTIENGNLYILQTRKGKRTPASSVKIAVDMVKEKLITKDTALLRVEAGSLKALLHPQIDPSADISSDCTGLPASPGVAIGKIVFSPDDAVKMSEKDKVILVREETSPDDIHGMAVSEGILTARGGMTSHAAVVARGMGKPCVCGCEIIKIDEKKKELEVEKKRLKEGDEITIDGTTGRVYLSRIPFIIPPRITDELNTLLTWADQKRRLRVRTNADDPESAKKAREFGAEGIGLCRTEHMFFGEERLPIMQEMIMAEKELDRRKALDKLLSFQREDFMGIFRAMQGLPVTIRLLDPPLHEFLPKHEELRIELIKLRVEDKEQERQKEIEKLLHKVSNLSEINPMLGLRGCRLGIVYPEISEMQTRAILEAACILAKKGIEVFPEIMIPLVSDKQEFDEQKMVVDKTAERVFKEQGIKVKYMVGTMIEVPRASLVADKIAESAEFFSFGTNDLTQMTFAFSRDDAERKFLPKYLVDKILKDNPFEVLDQEGVGELIKMGVERGRKTRKELKVGICGEHGGEPSSVIFCDKAGLDYVSCSPYRVPIARLAAAQARVKKEG
- a CDS encoding DUF5678 domain-containing protein, with product MEKEYAWFLLQTDLEKRYSGEYIAIVGNSVVAHGKDFKNVLKKAEKKGEEPFIYKVPPKDKLMVV
- a CDS encoding site-specific DNA-methyltransferase → MNKPLIIVESPTNSELLTQDGVEKKGGTTECLKRLDLHGELQKRILPLCRLKYGDIWEDPIQGHKVGVLDATKLEDVKKIMVNEKARLVVNDPPYNVAIGNANTNALFKINIKNYLEFSEKWVQNAILVTDKDAHFYIWLGADYKDNLQPLPDFIILMRKFKEIRPKNIITLRNQRGYGTQKNWMWIRQELLYYIKGNPNFNVDAEYTDIPKILRGYYKEISGKITENLERSKSRYIRAGNVWVDVQQVFYRMEENVPGCYAQKPLKAIERIILSATNEKDLAVDFFAHSGTSLIAGERLKRRVYTFDIDPIFAEITIRRLEHFRKTRQTGWQWRNPFPEIEDEKKKWI
- a CDS encoding aspartyl protease family protein, with the translated sequence MIEFSFEKVSSEKFGEVLKPVIPVTIIGMKRKVNVFMLLDSGADISMIPYSVGEAIGIEFDLSMRGEVCGIGEGSVPYVVSKVRFRIKDIEIPSRIGWALIEEVPLILGRLDVFQKFAIEFREFENKIFLKSPL